CATTATGTTATCAGAGAATGTATGTAAGTTCATAGAGATCTTTTCAGACCAGTGTTGTAGATGTTTCAGGCTTAAATTACAAATGTTAAGACATTACATACAATATTTCCTCTCTTAGAACAAATCAATTCATATTTGCAAAATAAGCACTCTGAGATATCCAGCTATTTAAattcttaaagtttttatttacgCCAGTGTTTCTCGAGTGTATTTGATCATTGAACACCTAGATATACTAATAACATATTATAGAGCCAAAGACATTTGAGAAACAAAAGCTCTAGGCACACTCCTTAGATGAAGCTAGTTAGGatatattgtttatttctggacttctgTGATGGACAAGAGGAAATACATTGACCTATACCAAGTTTTGGCCTAGGAGACTTAGTAAATCCAGTTATCAACATTCTACTAGAAATTATCTCTTATTCCAGTTGTTACACGTTCTTGTTAGTGTGCCCTTTAACAACTCATCAGTTGTGGCAAATTACTTAGCTTGTGTGCCTGCCTGaccttgaaaattaaaataggaTGTAGTGTACCTGACTCAGGTTAGAGGCCTTTTAAGCCTATTGTTgaagtttccttcatttcttttttaggttTGGAATGGGCATTGAATTCCGTGAAGGTTCTTTAGTAATTAATAGTAAAAATCAGTACAAACTAAAGAAAGGTGAGTTTTACATGCATACATTagaaaaataccttttaaaatactttccctTAGTTTCATCTCCCTCTATTCTGTATAAAAGCACACTTCTCCAAACTTTCACAGTCATTCACTGATTCCTGTTTTGCTGGTTTAGGGATGGTTTTCAGCATCAATTTGGGATTCTCAGATTTGACTAACAAGGAAGGGAAGAAACCAGAAGAGAAAACCTATGCCCTGTTCATTGGAGACACAGTGCTTGTGGATGAGGTATATATTGCTTCTTTCATGAACTGAATATTGAAGTGCATTTTTAACCCTATGgttccccctccctttttttaaaaaatgaaagtatagttgatttttccagtagtcatgtatggatgtgagagtcccttggattgcaagtagttcaaaccagtcaattctaaaggaaatcaatcctgactgttcattagaaggactgatgctaaagctccaatactttggccacctgatgcaaagatccgacttatggaaaagaccctgatgctgggaaagattgaaggcaggaggaggaggagacgacaggacgagatggttggatggcatcaccaactcaatgaatatgagtttgagcaagctccaagagatggtaaaggacagggaaacctggtgtgccgcagcccatggggtcgcaaagagtcagacatgactgagggactgaacagcaacaaatagttgattttacaatatcatgttagtttcaagtgtatagcagaatgattcagttttatatatatatatatatatatatatatattcatattattttccgttttaagttattaaaagatattgagtgtagttccgTGTGCTACATAGTAAATCCTTATTTACTATTTATTGCTTATCTATGTTAtgtggtgttttttctttttatcatttgttaAATGCTAGCTAAGGGGAATTAGAGATGCCTCTGAAAGCCTGACCTAGTACAGCCAGAAATACAGATTGTTTAAACCAAACTCTTATCACATTGTGGCTTGAACCTTGATTATGATAATTTCAGGAACTGATTCTATAACAGagctgagtgttttttttttcttttttaatggctttaaCAATCTACATACCATGCAATTAAAGTGTACAGTTGTgacttttagtatatttacagttAATGCAACTATCACCATAGtctagttttagaacattttcatcacctcagaaagaaACGCTgtgcccattagcagtcactcctcatttcCCTCCCAGGCCTAGGCAGTGACTTCTTATAAGGATTTGCCTTTCCTGAGCATTTGGGCggtttttgtgactggtttcttgtttcttgaggtaaccctgtaatgctatgaaccttcccgttagcactgcttttacagtgtcccataggttttgggttgttgtgttttcattttcattcatttctatgcatattttgatttctttttttatttcttctatgatttgttggttattcagaagcgtgttatttagcctccatacagtttctatttccttgcttgtgatgggtctgttaagatcttctatttctttctggttcagttttggaaagttatacttttctaagaatttgtccatttcttccaagttgtccattttattggcatagagctgctggtagtagtctcttatgatcctttatatttcagtgttgtctgtcgtgatcactccattttcatttctaattttgttaatttggttcttctccctttgtttcttaatgagtcttgctaacggtttgtcaattttgtttattttttcaaaaaaccagtttttagctttgttgatttttgctatggtctctttagtttcttttgcatttatttctgccctaatttttaagattctttgcttctactaaccctggggttcttcatttcttccttctctagttgctttaggtgtaaagttaggttttttatttgactttttgcttgtttctgtgactggtttctttaacttagcaggaactgatttttttttttttgccactatatttttaaatagaaggataattgctttacagaactttgttgttttctgtcaaacatcaagaagaatcagccataggtgcatCCGGTCCCCTCCTTCCCGAACCTACCTCCCATctgcttccccatcccacccttctataTCGTCATAGAGCCCCTGTTGATTCTTAATGgtagtaaatatttcagtgttctTATATGAACACATTTATACATTAATTCATTGAATCCTTATAATAATTCTATGAAGTAGATACTCTTATCCAAATATGTAGATAAAGCAACTGAGACACAAAAAAGTATATGTACCTTGCCAGATGTTCCAGAGCTCAAAAGTGAGTGAGCCAGGTTTCAAATCAAGCCAGTATTCTTACTCATTATCCCATTGTTGCCTCCCAGATTGCAGTTCCTAATGTGCATTTGTGAAGATAACTGTTTTTATGCGTTATCAAAGACTTTTTTAGTGGCAGATGATTCAAAGCATGGCCCAGCTAGTTTACTGGGTTCGAAAGTGAAAGTATATCATTTAAATGCTCTTAGAGATGTCTCACTTCctctttgtattccaggatggcCCAGCTACCGTTCTCACTTCtgtgaagaagaaagtgaagaacgtAGGGATTTTTCTAAAGGTaggaagaagataaaaatgaGTGGTGAAAAGTTGGACTCATTGATGACGGTATGATGTTGTTCTAGGGGCTAAAGGGGAGAAACGAAAAgtgttttactctttttctaaAGTGTTGAAGTCTTTCTAATGTAGCTATTTTTCTTGTTGCATCTTTTCTACCTCAGTACACCTGGTGTGCTGGGTTAATGGCTAGTACTGTATTGGCTCCGTGAAAACATGTCTGTGAAAAGAGTATGTAGTGGCTTCTTTCAAATTGTTAGATGCTGAATATCTGTTCACTTTTAAATCCCAATTCTGTCCCGATCTTACAGACGCTACTGTACTTGAATGGTTAATAAAGCTGcacagtgctaaaaaaaaaaaaaaaaagttggacacattGAAGAAGTAAACAATAATGGCTAAAATAATTAAGACTTGAATTtctgatgatgattttttttttccccatagaatgaggatgaggaagaagaggaagaggagaaagatgaAGCTGAGGACCTGTTGGGAAGAGGTTCCAGAGCAGCTTTACTTACGGAAAGAACACGAGTAAGTTTACTGTTTGAAAACTACTTCAATTTCCTGTTTGTCATGGTTCACAGGTCCTAATAACTTCAGTTTTCCCTTCTTTAGAATGAGATGACTGCAGAAGAGAAGCGAAGAGCCCATCAAAAAGAACTGGCAGCTCAACTCAATGAGGAAGCAAAGAGGCGATTAACTGAACAAAAAGGGGAACAGCAGATTCAGAAGTAAGAGTTTGCATGGAATAGTGAGATTGTCTTAGGGTTATATGTGATTTGCAGAAATTTCTCAAGAACATTTTTTTATTCCCACTTCAGAGCTCGTAAATCTAATGTGTCCTATAAAAACCCATCTTTGATGCCTAAGGAACCACACATTCGGGAAATGAAGATCTATATTGATAAAAAATACGAGACTGTAATAATGCCTGTGTTTGGCATTGCGACACCTTTTCACATTGCCACAATCAAGGTACTGACATTGAATCAGGCTTCATTGGAATAATTCCTTAAAATAACTGTGCTTACCATACATGGCTGTCCTGACTGCATGTCTCTCCTATTCTATGCTCCTGCTGACTCTGCCTTTCCCATGTTACTGACTCCCCCACCCCGCTCCCTAATCTCCTGctgtcattttccttccttcccactttGCACTTTGAAGAAAGTTAAATGATCTAGTCTATAATCATACTTTGCTTGTTTCTCTTTGAACTTGAAGAACTTTTTAACCTGTTGTCATAAACATGGCACAGAAAAAGAACTTTGGGAATTCAGTGATTCTTTTAGAAACACACATTTGgtcatataaaaaaaataagctaaataCATGGTTTATTAATTTTAGAGTAAGGATTACAGGCTAGGTTTAGCTGTCAGTTTGTAACTACTAACTTAATTTTAGCATGCCTATAGCTACCTACCTTCATCTAGGAAATAAATCTATTTGTTTGGTTTCTTTGCtaatgcttttcctttctttgaacaGAATATAAGTATGTCTGTGGAAGGAGATTATACTTACTTGCGAATCAACTTCTATTGCCCAGGCAGTGCTCTGGGCAGGAATGAGGGCAACatctttcccaacccagaagCCACTTTTGTCAAGGAAATGTGAGTTCCCAGGGAAACAACCACCCTCAAATCCCTGCTGGCCGGAGCAGTACCCTCAGAAACCCAGAGAGTGCTGTGTTCTCCCACATCCTAGTGAATGGCGGCACCTTCCTCAGTCGCACTTGATTAGGAGGATCACCTTATTAACCTTGTACAATTTTGAGGTTGAAACCTAATTTAAATCCTCATAAAGATATTTTATCCTCACTTGACATATTTGTTGATAAAATATCAGATGTGTGCCATACTGGAGTCTGTTTATTCTTGAAGTGAAATAGATCATTTGGGGAAGTTTatgcagaatttaaaatataagtgtGACTCCCCCACTCAGTGAATTAGCTATTTATAGCATCATCTGTTTAAGAGAGAGGAAggattttttcatctttccagacATTATTTCACCACTCAGTGGTACCTTTTTCTCCTAAAAGGTATTAAGCTAGTTGTTAAAACACAGTAATGGGTGAGGGTTACCTGGCATGATAAAGAAATTACATAAGTGCTCCCCTTTTTCTGTAGTACATACCGAGCTTCAAATATGAAGGCACCTGGAGAACAGACAGTTCCAGCCTTGAACCTTCAGAATGCTTTCCGAATTATAAAAGAAGTGCAGAAGCGTTATAAGACTCGAGAAGccgaagagaaagagaaggaggtgagcctgaacaacagcaaagtgcCTTTGTGCAAAAGGACACGTTGAGGGTTTGGGGACCTAGAAAGAGATGTGAGAATTCACATTGATTTTCATTCTGCTTAGGGCATTGTGAAACAAGATTCACTGGTGATCAATCTAAACCGGAGTAATCCCAAACTGAAAGATCTGTACATTCGCCCAAACATTGCCCAAAAGAGGATGCAAGGCTCACTGGAGGCCCATGTCAATGGTATGGATGATCTCTCATGTGCCTGGGCTTTGTCTTTGGTGGCACATCTGTAGTAATGACAGACCAGATAACATAGTAGAACGTGCTGGGAGGAGTCTACTTTTGACATACTGTGTGGCcagacagaaaggaaaactgtGTACCTTGTTGGCATTCCCTCTGACCCTGTTCAAATCAGCCAGAAAAGATGCAATAGCTTTTGGGTTAACCTGATGATGTACCTTGATACTTAGctgcttccttccccaccccctccccacccaggttTTCGCTTCACGTCTGTCCGAGGAGACAAAGTGGATATTTTGTACAATAACATCAAGCATGCTTTGTTCCAGCCATGTGATGGGGAAATGATTATTGTCTTGCACTTTCACCTCAAGGTATATCTTTCTGTCAGCTAGCTGTGAGCTCTTGGGCAAGATCTTACTATCacagtgtttcttttaaaaaagtgatgaAAAATAGCACCTGTCACATAAGATCATTAAGGACACTGAATAAAATAATGCTTCTAAGGCCCCCAGTACCTGACATGTCAAAGATGCTGATCATGTTTGTTCCTTGGTGTGATACATAATGATCTCCAGAACATATAGGTCTTTTCCACATTCCTGTTTCTGAAATAGAAAGTTTTTGCTTTAGTCAATTATCAACATAATCTCCAAAGTCCATTCTAATAAGTAGGAGTACTTTAAAAAGTTTACACTCTTTTATATTCCCAAATGTCGTCATGATGACACCTGGAGTGGTTTAACTATTCTTACATAAATGCTATGATTTCTAGcatagatattttaatattttcatgttttgttgttattttgccTGTGTAGACTTCTTTGTGAAATAAGTCTTAAAATTTCTTGttctttctactttctgtctttagaaTGCCATCATGTTTGGGAAGAAGCGGCACACAGATGTGCAGTTCTACACAGAAGTCGGGGAGATCACCACAGACTTGGGGAAACATCAGCATATGCATGACCGAGATGACCTCTATGCTGAGCAGGTGAAATTTGGTATTTTATTTGCAGGGTAGGGAGGTAggattcaggcttccctggtgtctcagcagtaaaggaatcctcctgcaatgcaggagacacagaagatgtgagttcgattcctgggtcaggaagatcccctggagaagggcatggcaacccactccagtattcttgcctggagaatcccatggacagaggagcttagaagcaaagagttggacacgactgaagcaactgagcatgagcTAGGATTCAGCACAGATCTGAGCTCAGTAATTGTTACATTTTATAAACCCCTCCAGAAACTATGCAGAACTTCTCAAGTATCTGCTGGGATGCTATAGTATGTTGGCTATGAATTAGACTTAACTTGTAGGCATAACTCTACAATTAATTTTAGCAGCCTGTAGTAAAGTATCCATGTTAGTATCATAGTTAACAGAATTAAGGACTACAAAAGCACTTCATGGTTTTTGAAGGGATTACTATTAATAAGTAAAATGATAACTAaagttaatttgtatttcttctacAGATGGAAAGAGAAATGAGGCACAAACTGAAAACagcctttaaaaatttcattgaaaaaGTAGAGGCTCTAACAAAGGAGGAACTGGAATTTGAAGTGCCTTTTAGGGACTTGGGGTAATGTGTCATCTTCTTTGTGATCTTCAGAAAAATTAGTTATTCTTCCTTTAATAAGAACTTAGCATACCATatcatgttctttttcttatggacATCCATTATCTCTTGGAAATGCTCAAGGGCTGGGTGAATAGCTAAGACTGAGAGGCTCCCTCTGGAAGTGAGTCTCCAGCGAGTGTGCTGGAGTTTTGTTTGGAATGGGAAAGGAAAGAAGCCTGTTGGGACAGCAGCAGTTTCTCTTGCAGTGAACCCCATCTTATGTGAGTCTCTTATTGTCTTTCAGATTTAATGGTGCTCCCTATAGGAGTACCTGCCTCCTTCAGCCTACTAGTAGTGCGCTGGTAAATGCTACAGAATGGGTGAGTATTTCTGACCTCTTTTTAGGAAGAAAATtgttagagaaaagaaagcaagagggTAGATGTTTTGAAAACTAGGTCCTTATTATATcttagtatttaaattttttatatttacttaccCTAGataaaaaaattgaacaaatgaTTCTTTAAAAGTCTCTTTAGTTTTTAGAGATAGTTTCTTTGCATAGTTTCCTTAAATGAATTCTCCCTGAGGGAGGATTTCAATCTTATAGATCCTTTAACCTGTGCTTCTTGGTATGTTTTATTGCTTTTAGTCTTTGCCCCCAAAGAACAAAAAACAGTTTAGTATCCTTTGTGTGGTAGTTTTTAGATCctgaaagcatttgaaaaaatgctAGTGTTTTGTGGGaagtatttttatgaaaagaGTTCCTTTCTTCCCTGACAGCCACCTTTTGTGGTGACGTTGGATGAAGtggagctgattcactttgagcGAGTCCAGTTTCACCTGAAGAACTTTGACATGGTGATCGTCTACAAGGACTACAGCAAGAAAGTGACAATGATCAATGCGATTCCTGTTGCCTCTCTTGACCCCATCAAGGAATGGTTAAAGTAAGTAGGCCTGCCAGCAATCTCCTGTCCCACAAATACAGTTTTATAGAATATGAGTGTGGTATGTTATATGTAAAATCTGTTGGTATACTTAATGAAACTGCCTTTGGGTTGTTACCAACCAGGACTTGAAAATTTGGGATCTGTTAGACATAGAGCCACGTTTTCCTGAATACCCAGCAGTAGTTCAGACATGCATGTGAgtgaagtctcttcagtcatgtccaactccttgcaacccatgTATTCAACACATATCAAGCCTTGGagcagaggcagagggaggagagcGAATGCACTgggttcagtcagttcaattcagtcactcagtcatgtccgactctttgtgacctcatggactagagcacgccaggcttccctgtcaatcatcaactcccagagcttgcacaaactcatgtccatcaaatcagtgatgccatccaaccatctcatcctgtatcatccccttctcctgccttcaatctttcccagcatcagagtcttttccaatgagtcagttcttcgcatcaggtggccaaagtattggagtttcagcatctgcatcagtccttccaatgaataatcagtcctgagactgatttcctttaggatggactggttggatctacttgcagtccaggggactctcaagtgtcttctccagcaccacagtttagaagcatcaattcttcggcactcagctttccttatagtccaactgtcacatccatacatgactactggagaaaccatagctttgactatacagacctttgttgacaaagtaatgtctctgctttttaatatgctgtctaggttggtcatagcttttcttccagggagcaaacatcttctaatttcatggctgcagtcaccatctacagtgattttggcgcccaagaaaacaaagtctgtcactgtttccattgtttccccatgtatttgccatgaagtgatgggaccagatgccatgatcttagttttctgaatgttgagttttaagccaactttttcactctcctctttcactttcatcaagaggctctttatttcttcttcactttctgcactGGGTTAGAATCACTGAATTAAGGGCAAGATCTCTGGGCTTTCCTCCTAACTCTGCTCTGGACTAAGAGTCTTAAGTCTTCTGCCTAAGACTGCCGCCTTTAAATGGAGAGTACTCAGAAAGTTCACATGATACAGAAGAGCCTGCATGTGACCTTGCATGTGCTTAACTCTGTTGTTGATCAACTAAGTTTCAAATGAACTAGTATTAATTGAACAACCACTCTCTGCTTAAGTCATTGCCTGCCAAAGGGTGGCTTTAGCCCCTGCTTTATCTTCACTGGCTGTGCGttcatgctgagtcacttcagtcatgtctgactctgcaaccctatggactaatagcctgccaggcccctctgttcatgggattatccaggcaagaatactgaagtgggttgccatgccctcctccaggggatcatcccaacccgggaatcgaacctgtgtctcttaggtctcctgcattggcaggtgggttctttaccactagagccactgAAAATCAGAGTCTGAGATCTTTTTTGACTACTTGATGGATGTATAAAATTTCTTACCAGTTCTCTATTTTTACTAAAATACGggataaatatatgtttattttagcttttaacTTTCACATACTTACACTTCAGCTAAAAAGAATTTCTCATAGACATGTCAGAACCCCAATAAAAAGGGAGATGTCACTTCGTAGGAAAAGGGTGAGGCATGTGTGGCCATGAGTGTAGTCTGCTCTGCCTTGCTTCCTCCTTCCAGTTATCTCTAGGGGGCGGTACTGCAAATACAAAACTTCTCTTAAGAAATGATTGAGAGAGCTTAAAAATAGCCTGTGAGAAAGATCCAACTTGATAGTTTCCATGAGGATTTTCCTGGAAAACATTTGCAGGTAAGTAATATGGTaccaaatatatttatagatttgTGTGACTATTTCTGGCTGTGATAGGTCTTCGTTActgcacaggtttttctctagtttgaGTGTGGAGACTActctagttgaggtgtgcagCCTTCTCACTGTGGTTGCTTCTCTTATTCCGGAGCCCGCCCatgcttcagtagctgcagcacatgagctcagtTGTGGCTCCCATGCTCTAGAGtacaggcccagtagttgtggtgcatgggcttacttgctccccagcatgtgggatcttcctggatgagggattgaacctgtgtctcctgcattggcaggcagattctttaccaaaaagcccctgtgtgattttttaaaatcctctttattgaggtacaatttACATGTAATAAAATTCATCAATTTAAGTATATGATTGGATGAATTCTAACAAATGTATATAAGTCTCGTATCTACCATCATAATGGAGATATGGAACGTTTCCTTTACTCCCCAAAGTACTCCTACCCTTTTAGAGTCAATCCTCTCCCTTCAACCTTGTCACTGGTTTCTGTCACTGTACACTTCGCTTCATCtagaatttcacataaatggaattattcAAGTATGTagtgttttgattcttttttatctttcacttggcataatgcttttgaaattTACTCAAGTTGTTGTAACACATCATTAGCATACTCCTTTTTATTACAGAGGAGTACCCCCAAATAAAGCAGACCTCTTTTTACCCTTCTACCAGTTAATAGACATTAGGATTGTTTCCCTTTGGGGACTTTTAGGAATAGCTGCTATAAAACACGATGTACAGGTCTTTGTATGTACATACATTTTCATATCTCTTGGATAAATgacctaagagtgggattgctgtgtcatatggtttATGGTTAAGTGTATGTTTAGCtttataagaaactaccaaatcctttgccagtgtggctggaaaaCCTGCAGTATGTGAGAATTgtagttgctccacatcctcaccaacactggtGTTATCAGTCTTTTCATTGTTTGCCATTGTGGTGGGTGGCTTTCCCATTGTGgtttcagtttgcatttccaaGATTAGCGATgcttttgagcattttttcatatgtgtgtgtcatTCTATACTTTGATAAAGTATATTCATGTTTTTTGCCCATGTTAAGCATCAGATTGCTTTACTactgaattttaagaattttttaggCTAAATAAAGTCCCTCATCAAAtacattttgcatatatttttttccaatagtaTCTATTTTCTAGAGTTCCATTGGTTTAGGTCTTatatctgtgatccattttgagttaattttttttactgtggtgtAAGGATGAAGGTTTGTACTTTGTGTATATGAAGCCAGTTATTCTAgttatcatttgttgaaaagattatcccTTACTCATTGAATTACTTGgcatgtttgtttaaaaaaagaatgtgtaggAGAGGCTGTATTTCTGGATAGtgttttctgttccattggtttatGTGTGTTCTTACTGATCCTGTAGTGAATATTGTAGCTTTATAATGaatcttgaaatcaggtagtgtAAGTCCTcccattttgttccttttcaaagttggctattattattttgactatTCTACATAAATTAAACTTGTATCTTTCAACGAACTGGTTTATTTTGCAAAGCTGTCGACTCTGATATTTGTGCAATACTTTTACCCCTTTCATTCCTGATACTGATAGTTTCCTCTTTTTGTTGGTCAGTCTGtctagaggtttatcaatttttattgaattttattctCCATCATTATGAAATGTCCTTATTTCTGGTAATAGTCCTTGTTTTGAAATCTACATAGTGTGATATTATTATAGACTTCtagctttattaattttttattttgtattagggtatagccaATTTACAGTGCTGTAGTAGCTCAGGTGAACAGCAGagggattcagccatatatatacatgtatccattctgcctCCAACTCCCCTCCCAGGTAGGCTGCCATAGAACATTGGGCATAATTCCATGCGCCATATAGTAGgtgcttgttggttatccattttaaatacagcaatgtatatacatgtctatcccaaactccctaactatctcttcccCCCGGCAGCCATAATAAGTTTgttctcttaagtctgtgagtctgttttgtacattatctgtatcatgtctttttagattccacatataaagggaTGTCAtatgttatttctttctctgacttgcttcactcagtatgacaatctctggttgcatccatgttgctgcagatagcattatttcattctttttaatggctgagtagtatcccattgtgtatatgtaccacattttctttacctgtTTCTCTGCTGGTGGACAGTGAGGTTGCTTTCATgccttggctttttttttaatccattctgagaaTGTCTACCTTTtaatctgtctcttttgctgtcttgcatatagggttgtcattactatctttctaaattccatatatatgtgttaatatactgtattggtgtttttctttctgacttacttcactctgtataataggctccagtttcattcacctcattagaactgactcagatgcgttctttttaatagctgagtaatattccattgtgaatatgtaccagagctttcttatccattcctctgccaatggacatttaggttgctttcatgtcctggctattgtaaacagtgctgcgatgaacattggggtacacatgtctctttcagttctggtttcctcagtgtgtatgcccagcagtgggattgctgggtcatatggcagtgctgtttccatttttttaaggaatctccacactgttctccatagtgggtgtactagtttgcattcgcaccaacagtgtaagagggttccctttcctccacaccctctccagcctttatcgtttgcagactttttttcatttgtagagtttttaatgGCAGCTATTCCAatca
The Cervus canadensis isolate Bull #8, Minnesota chromosome 6, ASM1932006v1, whole genome shotgun sequence genome window above contains:
- the SUPT16H gene encoding FACT complex subunit SPT16, whose translation is MAVTLDKDAYYRRVKRLYSNWRKGEDEYANVDAIVVSVGVDEEIVYAKSTALQTWLFGYELTDTIMVFCDDKIIFMASKKKVEFLKQIANTKGNENANGAPAITLLVREKNESNKGSFDKMIEAIKESKNGKKIGVFSKDKFPGEFMKSWNDCLNKEGFDKIDISAVVAYTIAVKEDGELNLMKKAASITSEVFNKFFKERVMEIVDADEKVRHSKLAESVEKAIEEKKYLAGADPSTVEMCYPPIIQSGGNYNLKFSVVSDKNHMHFGAITCAMGIRFKSYCSNLVRTLMVDPSQEVQENYNFLLQLQEELLKELRHGVKICDVYNAVMDVVKKQKPELLNKITKNLGFGMGIEFREGSLVINSKNQYKLKKGMVFSINLGFSDLTNKEGKKPEEKTYALFIGDTVLVDEDGPATVLTSVKKKVKNVGIFLKNEDEEEEEEEKDEAEDLLGRGSRAALLTERTRNEMTAEEKRRAHQKELAAQLNEEAKRRLTEQKGEQQIQKARKSNVSYKNPSLMPKEPHIREMKIYIDKKYETVIMPVFGIATPFHIATIKNISMSVEGDYTYLRINFYCPGSALGRNEGNIFPNPEATFVKEITYRASNMKAPGEQTVPALNLQNAFRIIKEVQKRYKTREAEEKEKEGIVKQDSLVINLNRSNPKLKDLYIRPNIAQKRMQGSLEAHVNGFRFTSVRGDKVDILYNNIKHALFQPCDGEMIIVLHFHLKNAIMFGKKRHTDVQFYTEVGEITTDLGKHQHMHDRDDLYAEQMEREMRHKLKTAFKNFIEKVEALTKEELEFEVPFRDLGFNGAPYRSTCLLQPTSSALVNATEWPPFVVTLDEVELIHFERVQFHLKNFDMVIVYKDYSKKVTMINAIPVASLDPIKEWLNSCDLKYTEGVQSLNWTKIMKTIVDDPEGFFEQGGWSFLEPEGEGSDAEEGDSESEIEDETFNPSEEDYEEEEEDSDEDYSSEAEESDYSKESLGSEEESGKDWDELEEEARKADRESRYEEEEEQSRSMSRKRKASVHSSGRGSNRGSRHSSAPPKKKRK